The following are from one region of the Phyllostomus discolor isolate MPI-MPIP mPhyDis1 chromosome 9, mPhyDis1.pri.v3, whole genome shotgun sequence genome:
- the LOC114506963 gene encoding 1,25-dihydroxyvitamin D(3) 24-hydroxylase, mitochondrial gives MSSPTSKIRSLVAFLQQLRSTGQPPRPVTPMACAPPRPPEAPACPLMERGEAQNAAALPGPTNWPLLGSLLEILWKGGLKKQHDTLAEYHKKYGEIFRMKLGSFDSVHLGSPCLLEALYRTESAYPRRLEIKPWKAYRDYRQEGYGLLILEGKDWQRVRSAFQKKLMKPAEIMKMDGKINEVLADFTGRMDELCDARGHIEDLYGELNKWSFESICLVLYDKRFGLLRKDAGEEALEFIKAIKTMMSTFGRMMVTPVELHRSLNTKVWQAHTQAWDTIFTSVKSCVDQRLEKHSEQPGRDFLCDIYHRNRLSKKELYATVTELQLAAVETTANSLMWILYNLSRHPHVQQKLLQEIQGVLPAGQAPRAEDLRKMPYLKACLKESMRLTPSVPFTTRTLDKATVLGEYALPKGTVLMLNTQVLGSNEENFEDSSQFRPERWLQEKRINPFAHLPFGVGKRMCIGRRLAELQLHLALCWIVRKYDIVATDQEPVEVLHLGILVPSRELPIAFCQR, from the exons ATGAGCTCTCCCACCAGCAAGATCCGCTCCCTGGTTGCCTTCTTACAGCAGCTGCGCAGCACCGGGCAGCCCCCCAGACCCGTGACACCGATGGCGTGCGCGCCCCCTCGGCCGCCGGAGGCGCCCGCCTGCCCGCTGATGGAACGTGGCGAGGCGCAGAACGCCGCAGCGCTGCCGGGCCCCACCAACTGGCCACTGCTGGGCAGCCTGCTGGAGATCCTCTGGAAAGGGGGGCTGAAGAAACAGCACGACACGCTG GCGGAGTACCACAAAAAGTATGGCGAGATTTTCCGCATGAAGTTGGGTTCCTTCGACTCGGTGCACCTGGGCTCGCCCTGCCTGCTGGAAGCGCTGTACCGCACGGAGAGCGCGTACCCCAGGAggctggagatcaaaccctggAAGGCCTATCGCGACTATCGCCAGGAGGGCTACGGCCTGCTCATCCT GGAAGGAAAAGACTGGCAGAGGGTCCGGAGTGCCTTTCAGAAGAAACTCATGAAACCGGCGGAAATTATGAAGATGGACGGCAAAATCAACGAG GTCTTGGCCGATTTCACGGGGAGAATGGATGAGCTATGCGACGCTCGAGGCCACATCGAAGACCTTTACGGCGAACTGAACAAGTGGTCGTTTGAAA GCATCTGCCTTGTGCTCTACGACAAGAGATTTGGGCTCCTTCGGAAGGATGCCGGAGAGGAAGCTTTGGAATTCATCAAGGCCATCAAAACA ATGATGAGCACGTTCGGGAGGATGATGGTCACCCCGGTGGAGCTGCACAGGAGCCTCAACACCAAGGTCTGGCAGGCGCACACGCAGGCCTGGGACACCATTTTCACGTCAG TCAAGTCCTGTGTGGACCAGCGGTTGGAGAAGCACTCAGAGCAGCCTGGCAGGGACTTCCTCTGTGACATTTACCACCGCAACCGGCTGTCGAAGAAGGAGCTGTACGCCACAGTCACGGAGCTCCAGCTGGCCGCCGTGGAGACG ACGGCAAACAGCTTAATGTGGATTCTCTACAATTTATCCCGCCATCCCCACGTGCAACAGAAACTTCTTCAGGAAATCCAGGGTGTGCTGCCTGCGGGGCAGGCGCCACGGGCAGAGGACTTGAGGAAGATGCCGTATTTAAAGGCCTGTCTGAAAGAATCCATGCG GCTGACCCCGAGTGTGCCATTTACAACCAGGACCCTTGACAAGGCAACGGTTCTGGGGGAATATGCTTTACCCAAAGGA ACAGTGCTGATGCTAAACACCCAGGTGCTGGGGTCCAATGAGGAGAATTTTGAGGATTCGAGTCAGTTTCGACCCGAACGGTGGCTTCAAGAGAAAAGGATCAACCCTTTCGCGCACCTTCCATTCGGTGTCGGGAAGAGGATGTGCATCGGGCGCCGGTTAGCTGAGCTCCAGCTGCACTTGGCCCTGTGCTGG ATTGTCCGCAAATACGACATCGTGGCCACGGACCAGGAGCCGGTGGAGGTGCTGCACTTGGGTATCCTGGTGCCCAGCCGGGAGCTCCCCATTGCTTTCTGCCAGCGATGA